The following are encoded in a window of Phaseolus vulgaris cultivar G19833 chromosome 3, P. vulgaris v2.0, whole genome shotgun sequence genomic DNA:
- the LOC137839141 gene encoding uncharacterized protein — protein MYSYILLSSLSLLVYLHCADLMLGKGKLAELRALARTHKLASGSQTVPNSVVEIAAAQGRSPPQGPTPPEALPAPQRKKLILRKPKRKTPQVVQEDEEEDDEATEDGLITKRRRVAPSSPPAPPALPTPTPPSPPAPTPPVQAVPLAAALPAVEANEPNFMENPPSASTPFVSVGEGPPSTASIPEAAPGGDEGAHNSPIIITESPTSPPR, from the coding sequence ATGTACTCATATATTTTACTTTCGTCTTTGAGCTTACTTGTATACTTGCACtgtgcagatctcatgctgggcAAGGGCAAAttggctgaattgagggcgctcgcccgaacccacaaaCTGGCATCGGGTtctcaaaccgtgccaaactcggtggtggagatcgccgctgctcagggcagatcgccccctcaaggcccaACTCCTCCAGAAGCACTGCCCGCtcctcaacgaaagaaactcatcttgaggaaaccaaagaggaaaactcctcaagtggtccaagaagatgaagaagaggatgacgaggcaACTGAGGAcggcctcatcaccaaaaggagaagggtggcaccttcttctccacctgctccacctgcccttccaacaccaacaccgccttctcccccagctccaacaccgccagttCAAGCAGTACCTTTGGCGGCTGCACTACCTGCGGTTGAGGCtaacgagcccaacttcatggagaaccctccgagcgcctccacgccattcgtatccgttggagagggtcctccttcaactgcctcaatcCCCGAAGCTGCGCCAGGTGGGGATGAGGGCGCTCATAACTCGCCAATaatcatcaccgagtcccccacgTCACCACCACGCTAA